One Polaribacter sp. SA4-12 genomic window carries:
- a CDS encoding alpha-L-fucosidase, which yields MKITFHKLAILLLFTSLLACKETKPEKVEIKAVTYEENWESLEQYKIPQWMKDVKFGIFIHWGPNSVAELHTDWYPRWMYLDDGIINPQTGEVINKKPHPAFAYHKEKFGDQKDFGYKDLIPKFKMEKFNPEEWVSLFKEAGAQYVVPVAEHHDGFALYESSITKWNAVNMGPKRDVFKDLTDEIKKQGLISGASSHLAFNYNFFNQKEYFDTGNPKYADLYAPPHQMGDSVNADWLAKTWWPRTKEIIDKYQPDILWFDFYLDRPEFAPYHKKLAAYYYNSGKKRGKEVVLQTKNYKYESYPAGTHMLDLERSKLDSIRTEYWQTDTSIGKNSWYYAENWIPKQPGELIADLVDIVSKNGCLLLNIGPKYDGTIPEDQQKTLLEIGKWLKVNGEAIYGSKYWKTFGEGPTKTNLGHLSEDKNEKFTAEDIRFTQKDGNIYAIALVPPTNANIIINYLNTSNISIKSIELLGYKGEIKFKQTDNKLIIEKPKDASLNYSWVFKIN from the coding sequence ATGAAAATCACATTCCATAAATTAGCAATTCTTTTACTTTTCACTTCACTTTTAGCTTGTAAAGAGACAAAGCCAGAGAAAGTAGAAATCAAAGCTGTAACCTATGAAGAAAATTGGGAAAGCCTTGAGCAATACAAAATACCACAATGGATGAAGGATGTTAAATTCGGGATTTTTATTCATTGGGGGCCAAATTCAGTTGCAGAATTACATACAGATTGGTATCCAAGATGGATGTATTTAGATGATGGAATTATAAACCCACAAACAGGAGAAGTTATCAATAAAAAACCACATCCTGCATTTGCATATCATAAAGAAAAATTCGGTGATCAAAAAGATTTTGGATACAAAGACTTGATTCCGAAATTTAAAATGGAGAAATTCAATCCAGAAGAATGGGTGAGTTTATTTAAAGAAGCAGGAGCACAATATGTCGTTCCAGTTGCAGAACATCACGATGGTTTTGCTTTGTATGAATCGAGTATTACAAAATGGAATGCTGTTAATATGGGACCAAAAAGAGATGTTTTTAAAGATTTAACTGATGAAATTAAAAAACAAGGTTTAATTAGTGGAGCAAGTTCTCATTTAGCTTTTAACTATAATTTTTTCAATCAGAAAGAATACTTTGATACTGGAAACCCTAAATATGCTGATTTGTATGCACCTCCTCATCAAATGGGAGATTCTGTAAATGCAGATTGGTTGGCAAAAACTTGGTGGCCTAGAACTAAAGAAATCATAGATAAGTATCAACCAGATATTTTATGGTTCGATTTTTATTTAGACAGACCAGAGTTTGCTCCTTATCATAAAAAACTAGCTGCTTATTACTATAATTCTGGTAAAAAGAGAGGTAAAGAAGTTGTGCTTCAAACTAAAAACTACAAGTACGAATCTTATCCTGCAGGAACGCATATGTTAGATTTAGAACGTAGTAAATTAGATTCTATTAGAACAGAATATTGGCAAACTGATACTTCAATAGGAAAAAATTCTTGGTATTATGCAGAAAATTGGATTCCAAAACAACCTGGAGAGTTAATTGCAGATTTAGTTGATATTGTAAGTAAAAATGGCTGTTTACTACTAAATATTGGTCCAAAATACGATGGTACAATTCCTGAAGATCAACAAAAAACATTACTAGAAATAGGAAAATGGTTAAAGGTTAATGGAGAAGCTATTTATGGTTCAAAATATTGGAAAACATTTGGAGAAGGACCTACAAAAACAAATCTGGGACACCTTTCTGAAGATAAAAATGAAAAATTCACAGCAGAAGATATTAGGTTCACTCAAAAGGACGGAAATATTTATGCGATTGCATTAGTACCCCCAACTAATGCAAACATTATCATCAATTATTTAAACACTTCAAATATTTCTATAAAGTCAATTGAATTATTGGGTTATAAAGGAGAAATAAAGTTTAAACAAACTGATAATAAATTGATAATTGAAAAGCCAAAAGATGCTTCATTAAACTATTCTTGGGTTTTTAAAATCAATTAA
- a CDS encoding sugar-binding domain-containing protein has translation MKTTFHKLVTLLILAFLYFPMYSQTSKSFNSGRELNIGISQEWSVWLDKDAKWENDTLYLPDEVDVETIGINPPTCGWESVYNKGITAQLPVVVEELFSNGNPEWSYQGVSWFTTHINIPKNWKKKIVRLFVGKQNTRIEIYVNEKLAGYDIIANTPYSSDITQFLISGKENRIAFRITNPGGQRGWNDFPLIKWGKYKFPPQHDFGGIGGDVKLLVSDKVFIEDVFVKNELPAKANNIEISTELNNRTDKSINSKIKIDIQSKLDGKTVFTANYPITINKEGKTVFTKKIQVPNAELWSVDTPKLYNCIVSIEADNYSDAMKQPFGFRVFEVKANNNNEENYYLNGERFRHSSAIDWGYYAHHGYYPTDAMAKKSVENAKAIGHNGINCHRNMGDPLLFKNADELGLVILEEPGGFDESIKLYNEIGGLCVKTFEGEIMWYRSLRMAKRERNHPSVVGFILANERDIFDLLRKNIMLDMHDIDNSKLIVNQSGAVPGGPSGQVPHLRPYDKKFRLDYMDDHSVGSDSRFLEVELESHLSANDRGKDGVFGRIDPTKHDNIIYWGEVRCYTGPDNWVELKEQSKSLPENRKGYNVSTSSVLASKIETYFQQNNLSETGSKNILSPSYVSIQAGRGLMYINGRLDQTIMSNNAEDGFAMNGWSGGASKLPKEHGKVQI, from the coding sequence ATGAAAACTACATTCCATAAATTAGTAACTCTTTTAATTTTAGCTTTTCTATATTTTCCAATGTATTCTCAAACTTCAAAATCATTTAATAGTGGTAGAGAACTCAATATTGGGATTTCACAAGAATGGTCAGTTTGGCTAGATAAAGACGCTAAATGGGAAAATGACACGCTGTATTTACCAGATGAAGTAGATGTTGAAACCATTGGAATCAATCCTCCTACTTGTGGTTGGGAAAGTGTTTATAATAAAGGAATTACTGCACAACTACCAGTTGTTGTTGAAGAACTTTTTAGTAACGGAAACCCTGAATGGAGTTATCAAGGTGTAAGCTGGTTTACAACACATATTAATATCCCTAAAAACTGGAAAAAGAAAATTGTTCGCCTTTTTGTTGGTAAGCAAAATACACGAATTGAAATTTATGTAAATGAAAAATTAGCAGGATATGATATCATTGCTAATACACCTTACAGTTCAGATATAACACAATTTTTAATATCTGGTAAAGAAAATAGAATAGCTTTTCGTATTACAAATCCTGGAGGACAAAGAGGATGGAATGATTTTCCATTAATAAAATGGGGTAAATACAAATTTCCACCTCAACACGATTTTGGTGGTATTGGAGGTGATGTAAAATTATTAGTTTCTGATAAAGTTTTTATTGAAGATGTTTTTGTGAAGAACGAATTGCCAGCAAAAGCAAATAACATAGAAATATCTACCGAATTAAATAACAGAACAGATAAAAGCATCAATTCTAAAATAAAAATTGATATTCAATCTAAACTTGATGGAAAAACTGTTTTTACGGCAAACTATCCAATCACTATAAATAAAGAAGGTAAAACTGTTTTTACAAAAAAAATACAAGTACCAAATGCAGAACTGTGGAGTGTTGATACTCCTAAACTATACAATTGTATAGTTTCAATAGAAGCTGACAATTATAGTGATGCAATGAAGCAGCCGTTTGGTTTTAGAGTTTTTGAAGTAAAGGCAAACAATAATAATGAAGAGAATTATTATTTAAATGGAGAACGATTCAGACATTCATCAGCTATAGATTGGGGTTATTATGCGCACCATGGTTATTACCCTACGGATGCTATGGCAAAAAAGAGTGTCGAAAATGCAAAAGCAATTGGGCATAACGGAATAAACTGTCATCGAAATATGGGAGATCCTTTATTGTTTAAAAATGCAGATGAACTTGGCTTGGTAATTTTAGAAGAACCAGGTGGTTTTGATGAATCTATTAAGTTGTATAATGAAATTGGAGGTTTATGTGTCAAAACTTTTGAAGGAGAGATTATGTGGTATAGGTCTCTTAGAATGGCAAAACGTGAACGAAATCATCCTTCAGTAGTAGGATTTATTCTTGCCAACGAGCGTGATATTTTTGATTTATTAAGAAAAAACATCATGTTAGACATGCATGATATTGATAATTCTAAACTTATTGTAAATCAATCGGGTGCTGTTCCTGGTGGACCATCTGGTCAAGTTCCTCACCTTCGTCCTTATGATAAAAAATTCAGGTTAGATTATATGGATGATCACAGCGTGGGTTCAGATTCTCGTTTTTTAGAAGTAGAATTAGAATCACATTTAAGTGCTAATGATAGAGGAAAAGACGGTGTTTTTGGTAGAATAGATCCTACAAAGCACGATAATATTATTTATTGGGGTGAAGTACGTTGTTATACAGGTCCAGATAATTGGGTGGAATTAAAAGAACAGTCCAAAAGTCTTCCAGAAAACAGAAAAGGGTATAATGTTTCAACAAGTTCAGTTTTAGCTTCAAAAATAGAAACCTATTTTCAACAAAACAATTTATCAGAAACAGGTAGTAAAAATATACTATCTCCTTCGTATGTTAGTATACAAGCCGGTAGAGGTCTTATGTATATCAATGGTCGTTTAGATCAAACGATTATGAGTAATAATGCTGAAGATGGATTTGCGATGAACGGATGGAGTGGCGGAGCCAGCAAACTACCGAAAGAACACGGGAAAGTACAAATTTAA
- a CDS encoding T9SS type A sorting domain-containing protein yields the protein MIKKTNLYFIVIILFCQSAFYAQNVYVATNGNDTNDGSENNPFKTFSKAISVMSSGDVCIIREGVYEEALIVNKSGTAGNYLTFKAADGESVQIRATKKINGWQSHSGNIYKANVNMSIDSRFRAIYHNNEYMDLARWPNNNDNNRWTLNSTPVTGGDGSHFLASGIPNIDWTGGLVYYLGAHSGASWTRTITSSTTSSINHTGVDINKWPFKPHNPTAWRNNQANNQRGQLYLFNKLEALDYAREWYYDASTSTLYFQPSDSNLPTDGTVEYATTKFISELKGDYIKIEGIDFFGGSIKIHINADNNIIENCKIIHGSEGHDSLTNTGASVGEAAIEILGANTLIKGCTINHSSVSGIMISNWSGAHNTTIEGNYISNIDYNGIHATPIRSTAENVKVLKNTITNAGRDGMFVAGLNCEIAYNDVSFAELINSDSGIFYTVGNSSLKNTEIHHNWFHDSTAPQYSHASGEPGKAAGIYLDNDSKGYSVHHNVIWNVSWSGYQINWNNTDLDFFHNTIWNAECAMDSWVNGFAQQNNKVYNNFANAGSWFTGNGTQEFDIQNNLIMSTSPFNDPSNLDFMPKIGSAVVDKAQIITGFNKPFKGSSPDIGAYELNGTQWTAGVNAIEDTGNALSTNEVLISKLSIFPNPVSNEMSVILPENINNYYDIKIYNLLGSLVKKVSSDKNILNKKIITISVNELLPGVYFMTINSSIGTLFNQKFIKK from the coding sequence ATGATTAAAAAGACCAATTTATATTTTATTGTTATAATTTTATTTTGTCAGTCAGCATTTTACGCTCAAAACGTATATGTAGCTACTAACGGAAATGATACTAATGATGGTTCTGAAAACAATCCTTTTAAAACATTTAGCAAAGCTATTTCTGTAATGTCTAGTGGAGATGTTTGTATTATTAGAGAAGGTGTTTATGAAGAAGCTTTAATTGTTAATAAAAGTGGTACAGCTGGTAATTATTTAACCTTTAAGGCTGCTGATGGTGAAAGTGTTCAAATTAGAGCCACAAAAAAAATTAATGGTTGGCAAAGTCATAGTGGAAATATTTACAAGGCAAATGTAAATATGTCTATAGATAGTAGATTTCGTGCTATTTATCATAATAATGAATATATGGATTTAGCACGATGGCCAAATAATAATGACAATAATCGATGGACATTAAATAGTACACCTGTTACAGGAGGAGATGGTTCACATTTTTTGGCTAGTGGGATTCCAAATATAGATTGGACTGGTGGTTTGGTATATTATTTAGGAGCGCATTCTGGAGCAAGTTGGACAAGAACTATAACAAGTAGTACAACTAGTAGCATAAATCATACAGGAGTTGACATCAATAAATGGCCTTTTAAACCACACAATCCAACAGCTTGGAGAAATAATCAAGCAAACAATCAAAGAGGACAATTGTATTTATTTAACAAATTAGAAGCTTTAGATTATGCTAGGGAATGGTATTATGATGCTTCAACAAGTACTCTTTATTTTCAACCTTCTGATAGTAACCTACCTACAGATGGAACTGTAGAATATGCTACAACAAAATTTATATCAGAATTAAAAGGAGATTACATAAAAATTGAAGGAATTGATTTTTTTGGTGGAAGTATAAAAATACATATTAATGCTGATAATAATATTATTGAAAATTGTAAAATAATTCATGGAAGTGAAGGTCATGATTCTTTAACAAATACAGGAGCAAGTGTTGGTGAAGCTGCCATTGAAATTTTAGGTGCAAATACATTAATTAAGGGCTGCACAATTAATCATAGTTCAGTAAGCGGAATTATGATTAGCAATTGGTCTGGAGCTCACAATACAACTATTGAAGGTAATTATATAAGTAATATAGATTACAATGGTATTCATGCAACTCCAATTAGATCAACCGCAGAAAATGTAAAAGTTTTGAAAAATACAATTACAAATGCAGGTAGAGATGGAATGTTTGTTGCTGGTTTAAATTGTGAAATTGCTTATAACGATGTTTCTTTTGCAGAATTAATTAATAGTGATTCTGGTATATTTTATACAGTTGGTAATTCATCATTAAAAAATACTGAAATACATCATAATTGGTTTCACGATTCTACAGCGCCTCAATATTCTCACGCTTCTGGTGAACCAGGAAAAGCTGCAGGAATTTACCTTGATAATGATAGTAAAGGCTATTCAGTACATCATAACGTAATTTGGAATGTATCTTGGAGTGGATATCAAATCAATTGGAATAATACTGATTTAGATTTTTTTCATAATACTATTTGGAATGCGGAATGTGCTATGGATTCTTGGGTAAATGGATTTGCTCAACAGAATAATAAAGTGTATAATAATTTTGCAAATGCTGGAAGTTGGTTTACAGGTAATGGAACTCAAGAATTTGATATTCAAAATAACTTAATTATGAGTACATCTCCTTTTAATGATCCTAGTAATTTAGATTTTATGCCCAAAATCGGTAGTGCTGTTGTAGACAAAGCTCAAATTATTACAGGTTTTAATAAACCTTTTAAAGGGAGTTCTCCAGATATTGGCGCTTATGAATTAAATGGAACACAATGGACAGCAGGTGTTAATGCCATTGAAGATACTGGTAATGCATTAAGTACAAATGAGGTTTTAATTTCTAAGTTATCTATATTTCCTAATCCTGTTTCTAATGAAATGAGCGTGATTTTACCTGAAAATATCAATAATTATTATGATATTAAAATATATAATTTATTGGGTAGTCTTGTAAAAAAAGTTTCTTCTGATAAAAACATTCTTAATAAGAAAATAATTACTATTTCTGTAAATGAATTGTTACCTGGTGTATACTTTATGACAATAAATTCATCGATCGGTACATTGTTTAATCAAAAATTCATAAAAAAATAA
- a CDS encoding T9SS type A sorting domain-containing protein, with the protein MSFFKNNFLPVLLLLFCFELTYALQPPTPPSGKVWVLNHEMSDEFDVNSPDISKWNVFDKGNSWDRTSAFDKRIHEAVKDPNSDNYYLSMNPMWYYEDERFTSSGGRTYNFAGGGMDTHTMQTYGYFEVRIKPSDFPMGSGVFMNSRGTTGGSCNQKYATELDIIENMGYTGPGAGSFNNYQHVNSHAKPYSDASGSCETIKYESTNSGVSGKPLEKPLDFNTVGMWWKDEDTAEFYNNGDYFGTITPTRDFYLPMPIILTMETYGWGNDENNATNPKPVEWMFEDSFRSKEQRAVLYDWVRVWKLTDIDATVLNDGVNNVKGLVETINEYPTNKLSATVIYSATANKNVVATLYDPSNNVLAVQNFEVTKGVRSIFTEFNLDSDLAIANNYKIVFEIKEGTTLLTSDTTIVNIVTKPLEKKLWRDGIPTSLVPGFNTYDIDVKYETDVNSTLVIEVRKPDGSWFGGGNKNVTAGNGVATVTINTPQVTTVAANYFYKVYMYRQGMDWRDPLNVSISPTIYFNVEEPITPSISITSAPTEFKQDISKIDVEFNYATTKNGILNIELINNLDQVVASETRTERIGSRTLTRSVTLNSIINPGDDYKITVKFSPEDGSFEDLIDTVYNVNVTGDVVSVDDFMNSNDKMSIYPNPTKGALTINLDVASMVVIQQIEVFSLDGKKVTSFNLEEKKSSSVIDVSQLEKGVYFVKVITNKLVYSKIFIKK; encoded by the coding sequence ATGTCTTTTTTTAAAAATAATTTTCTGCCAGTTTTACTACTTCTGTTTTGTTTCGAGTTAACTTATGCACTTCAACCACCAACTCCTCCTTCAGGAAAAGTTTGGGTACTAAATCATGAAATGAGTGACGAATTCGATGTTAACAGTCCAGATATAAGTAAATGGAATGTCTTTGATAAAGGAAACTCGTGGGATAGAACTTCGGCTTTCGATAAAAGAATTCACGAAGCAGTAAAAGATCCTAATTCAGATAACTATTATTTGTCAATGAACCCAATGTGGTATTATGAAGACGAACGTTTTACAAGTAGTGGAGGACGTACATATAATTTTGCTGGTGGTGGTATGGATACTCATACTATGCAAACTTATGGTTATTTTGAAGTTCGTATTAAACCTTCAGATTTTCCTATGGGATCAGGTGTGTTTATGAATTCGAGAGGAACTACAGGTGGTTCTTGTAATCAAAAATATGCAACAGAATTAGATATTATTGAGAACATGGGATATACAGGGCCAGGTGCAGGTAGTTTTAATAATTACCAACATGTAAACTCTCATGCTAAACCTTATAGCGATGCTTCTGGCTCTTGTGAAACTATCAAATATGAATCTACAAACAGTGGTGTAAGTGGTAAACCATTAGAGAAACCACTTGATTTTAATACTGTTGGTATGTGGTGGAAAGATGAAGATACAGCAGAGTTTTATAATAATGGCGATTATTTTGGGACAATAACACCTACGAGAGATTTTTATCTTCCAATGCCGATAATTCTAACAATGGAAACTTATGGGTGGGGAAATGATGAAAATAATGCTACAAATCCTAAACCTGTAGAATGGATGTTTGAAGACAGTTTTCGTTCAAAAGAACAACGTGCAGTATTGTACGATTGGGTTCGTGTATGGAAATTAACAGATATAGATGCAACAGTATTAAATGATGGAGTTAATAATGTTAAAGGGCTAGTAGAAACGATTAACGAATACCCAACAAATAAACTTTCGGCAACTGTAATTTATTCAGCTACAGCAAATAAAAATGTTGTTGCAACTCTGTACGATCCCTCAAATAATGTATTAGCTGTTCAAAATTTTGAGGTTACAAAAGGTGTACGATCTATTTTTACAGAATTTAATTTGGATTCAGATTTAGCCATTGCTAATAACTACAAAATAGTTTTTGAAATAAAAGAAGGTACAACATTACTTACTTCAGATACTACGATTGTAAACATAGTAACAAAACCTTTAGAAAAAAAATTATGGAGAGATGGTATACCAACGTCTTTAGTTCCAGGATTTAATACATACGACATTGATGTAAAATATGAAACAGATGTTAATAGTACTTTAGTAATAGAAGTTAGAAAACCAGATGGAAGTTGGTTTGGAGGAGGAAATAAAAATGTAACTGCTGGTAACGGAGTTGCTACTGTAACTATAAACACACCACAGGTTACAACTGTAGCCGCAAATTATTTTTATAAAGTATATATGTATCGTCAAGGTATGGACTGGAGAGATCCATTAAATGTTTCTATTTCTCCTACTATTTATTTTAATGTAGAAGAACCAATTACACCTAGTATCTCGATAACATCTGCTCCAACTGAGTTTAAACAAGATATTTCTAAAATTGATGTAGAATTTAATTATGCTACCACAAAAAATGGAATTTTAAATATTGAGTTGATTAATAATTTAGATCAAGTTGTAGCTAGTGAAACAAGAACTGAAAGAATTGGTAGTAGAACTCTAACACGTTCTGTTACTTTAAATTCAATTATAAATCCTGGTGATGACTATAAGATTACTGTTAAATTTAGTCCAGAAGATGGATCATTTGAAGATCTAATTGACACTGTTTATAATGTTAATGTCACTGGAGATGTAGTTTCTGTTGATGATTTTATGAACTCTAATGATAAAATGTCTATTTATCCAAATCCTACAAAAGGGGCGTTAACTATTAATTTAGATGTTGCTTCTATGGTTGTAATTCAACAAATAGAAGTGTTTAGTTTAGATGGAAAGAAAGTAACTAGTTTTAATTTAGAAGAAAAGAAATCATCGAGTGTTATTGATGTTTCTCAATTAGAAAAAGGTGTTTATTTTGTTAAAGTTATTACTAATAAATTAGTATACTCTAAAATATTTATAAAAAAATAA
- a CDS encoding L-rhamnose mutarotase produces MEYSKNQFRRFTFFLEIDSKETISNFLKGDVAKLQTDGILSLEGYQKENQYFFLVDVLPEMKFIDVKKVFTKAQFQPDSLERIYKFEQTQIYPAKEGQLKSKLVEFKRFVWTLLLEEAPELMAEYRKAHSIGQAWPEITNNMKKVGVKDMEIYLHGNQAILIMDTKPDFDLEKVGPEWQKLPRENEWQEYVAKFQRTSPESSIQEKWLDMNKINFLQS; encoded by the coding sequence CCAAAGAAACGATATCAAATTTTTTAAAAGGAGATGTAGCAAAGTTACAGACTGATGGTATTTTGAGTTTAGAAGGATATCAAAAAGAAAATCAATACTTTTTTCTTGTGGATGTACTTCCGGAAATGAAGTTTATTGATGTAAAAAAAGTATTTACAAAAGCTCAATTTCAACCTGATTCTTTAGAACGTATTTATAAATTTGAACAGACCCAAATTTATCCAGCTAAAGAAGGACAATTAAAATCAAAATTAGTTGAATTTAAAAGGTTTGTTTGGACGTTACTTTTAGAGGAAGCTCCAGAATTAATGGCAGAATACAGAAAAGCACATAGCATTGGACAAGCGTGGCCAGAGATTACAAATAATATGAAAAAGGTAGGTGTAAAGGATATGGAAATATATTTACACGGTAATCAAGCCATTTTGATTATGGATACTAAACCAGATTTCGATTTGGAAAAAGTAGGTCCAGAATGGCAAAAACTTCCGCGAGAAAATGAATGGCAAGAATATGTTGCTAAATTTCAGCGTACAAGTCCAGAAAGTTCTATCCAAGAAAAATGGTTGGATATGAATAAAATAAACTTTTTACAATCATAG
- a CDS encoding glycoside hydrolase family 28 protein, with protein sequence MKKLILILFISLPLFLFAKEFNVCDYGAVGDGETLNTIAIQKAIDACYSAGGGTVVLDNGGVFITGTIYLKSNVHFYIEAGSTLKGSGNITDYTTDTHKQMYKNEKALDRCLIFASNAQNITIYGGGTVDGNVKNFPAKNDPERNRPMTFRFLNSSNLKMRDIYIVNMPSWATAWLYCNNIVVDGVTVDASKSWTSDCLDFDGCVNVRVSNCNLIAADDCLSLQASRKDKPCRDITITNCSFTSKWDALRIGLLSRGDIENVTVSNCVFKEIGHAGIQIELC encoded by the coding sequence ATGAAGAAACTAATTTTAATATTATTCATCAGTTTACCATTATTTCTATTTGCAAAAGAATTTAATGTTTGCGATTATGGAGCGGTGGGAGATGGAGAAACATTGAATACAATAGCAATTCAAAAAGCAATTGATGCCTGTTATTCTGCAGGTGGAGGTACAGTTGTACTTGACAATGGAGGTGTTTTTATTACAGGTACTATTTATTTAAAAAGCAATGTTCATTTTTATATTGAAGCGGGTTCAACTCTAAAAGGAAGTGGAAATATTACAGATTATACCACAGATACTCACAAGCAAATGTATAAAAATGAAAAAGCATTGGATAGGTGCTTAATATTTGCTAGTAATGCACAAAACATTACAATTTATGGAGGAGGAACAGTTGATGGTAACGTAAAAAACTTTCCTGCTAAAAACGATCCAGAAAGAAACAGACCAATGACTTTTCGTTTTCTAAATTCTTCTAATTTAAAAATGCGCGACATCTATATTGTAAATATGCCAAGTTGGGCAACTGCTTGGCTGTATTGTAATAATATTGTTGTTGATGGAGTAACTGTTGATGCTTCAAAATCTTGGACTAGTGATTGTTTGGATTTTGATGGATGTGTTAATGTTCGTGTTTCAAATTGCAACCTAATAGCAGCAGATGATTGTTTAAGTCTTCAGGCTTCTCGTAAAGATAAACCTTGTAGAGATATTACGATTACCAATTGTAGTTTTACAAGTAAGTGGGATGCATTGCGTATTGGTTTACTTTCTCGCGGAGATATAGAAAATGTAACAGTAAGTAATTGCGTGTTTAAAGAAATTGGGCACGCTGGTATTCAGATTGAATTGTGTTAA
- the ahr gene encoding NADPH-dependent aldehyde reductase Ahr has product MKVKAYAAIEPKAKLTPYSYELGEIGTEQVDIKVSYCGICHSDISMINNDWGMTQYPVVPGHEIVGEVVGIGSAVKNLKVGDKVGLGWFSASCMSCEECMDGSHHLCGSHEATIVGRHGGFADYVRGHWSWAIPLPKGIDMSKAGPLLCGGITVFNPIILANVKPTDRVGVIGIGGLGHMALKFLKAWGCEVIAFSSNPDKKEKILNMGANQVINSKSPEELESIAGKLNFILNTTNVTLDWDSYLTTLAPKGKFHTVGAVLEPMAIPAFTLINGEKTVGGSPLGSPALTKTMLDFCVRHKIYPTVEEFPFEKINEAIEHLKEGNARFRIVLKN; this is encoded by the coding sequence ATGAAAGTAAAAGCATATGCGGCAATTGAGCCAAAAGCTAAACTAACTCCCTATTCTTATGAATTAGGAGAAATAGGTACTGAACAAGTAGACATTAAAGTGTCTTATTGTGGTATTTGTCATTCTGATATAAGTATGATCAATAACGATTGGGGAATGACTCAATACCCAGTCGTTCCAGGTCACGAAATAGTTGGTGAAGTTGTAGGGATAGGTAGTGCTGTTAAAAACTTAAAAGTTGGAGACAAAGTAGGATTAGGTTGGTTTTCTGCTTCTTGTATGAGTTGTGAAGAATGTATGGATGGTTCTCATCATCTTTGTGGTAGCCACGAAGCAACAATTGTTGGCAGACATGGAGGTTTTGCTGATTATGTTCGAGGACATTGGTCTTGGGCAATTCCTCTTCCTAAAGGAATTGACATGAGTAAAGCTGGTCCATTACTTTGTGGTGGAATTACTGTTTTTAATCCAATTATATTGGCGAATGTAAAACCTACTGATAGAGTTGGTGTTATAGGAATTGGTGGATTAGGGCATATGGCTCTTAAGTTTTTAAAAGCATGGGGATGTGAAGTAATAGCATTTAGCTCAAATCCAGATAAAAAAGAGAAAATTCTGAATATGGGAGCAAATCAAGTAATCAATTCAAAATCTCCTGAAGAATTAGAAAGTATTGCTGGAAAATTAAACTTTATTCTAAATACAACAAATGTTACCTTAGATTGGGATTCTTATTTAACAACTTTAGCTCCAAAAGGGAAATTTCATACAGTAGGTGCTGTTTTAGAACCAATGGCAATACCAGCATTTACTTTAATTAATGGTGAAAAAACTGTTGGAGGAAGCCCTTTAGGAAGTCCTGCTTTAACTAAAACTATGCTCGATTTTTGTGTAAGACATAAAATTTACCCAACAGTTGAAGAGTTTCCTTTCGAAAAAATTAATGAAGCTATTGAACATTTAAAAGAAGGAAATGCTAGGTTTAGAATTGTATTAAAAAATTAA